One genomic window of Limnothrix sp. FACHB-406 includes the following:
- a CDS encoding NAD(P)(+) transhydrogenase (Re/Si-specific) subunit beta has product MIDGLVSGVLPAEWWTTIARLSNLAAAALFIVGIKMLGSPATARRGNWLAAVGMAMAIGVTLLDRSAVNYGALLATLVAGSVVGLIAAKRVAMTDMPQMVGLLNGLGGAASALVAAAEYWRIVNTGAPVPTDTAVTVIAGLLIGGVTLTGSFMAFAKLQGLVTGAPITFPLQQPVNFGLLLGFVASGAYLLIHPGDLTVLWLLTGISLVQGVLVVLPIGGADTPVVISLLNSLSGLAASAAGFVLGNEMLVIAGALVGASGLILTQIMCKAMNRSLTNVLFGAFGSVSTATDDGGSSDAGSHTVRSIDPEECAMMLGYARSVAIVPGYGMAVAQAQHAVRELADQLERLGVDVRYAIHPVAGRMPGHMNVLLAEANVPYSQLCDLDDINPDFERVDVALVIGANDVVNPDARDNPQSPIYGMPILEVDRAKHTIVIKRSMNPGFAGLDNALFYEDKTMMLFGSAKEKVSELVASVKELS; this is encoded by the coding sequence TCGGGTGTTTTGCCCGCTGAATGGTGGACAACGATCGCCCGGCTAAGCAACTTGGCCGCTGCGGCCCTGTTCATTGTGGGGATCAAAATGTTGGGATCGCCCGCCACCGCTCGCCGGGGCAACTGGCTGGCGGCCGTGGGCATGGCCATGGCGATCGGGGTGACCCTGCTCGATCGCTCCGCCGTGAACTACGGGGCACTCTTGGCCACCCTGGTGGCGGGATCGGTGGTTGGTCTGATTGCCGCCAAGCGCGTTGCCATGACCGACATGCCCCAGATGGTGGGCTTGTTGAACGGGTTGGGCGGCGCGGCCTCGGCCCTGGTGGCAGCGGCGGAATATTGGCGGATTGTGAACACGGGCGCACCGGTTCCCACCGACACGGCCGTGACCGTCATTGCCGGGCTGCTGATTGGGGGCGTGACCCTCACGGGCAGTTTCATGGCCTTTGCCAAGTTGCAGGGACTGGTAACCGGCGCACCCATCACTTTCCCCCTGCAACAACCGGTGAATTTCGGCTTGCTGCTGGGCTTTGTGGCCAGCGGTGCTTATTTGCTGATTCACCCGGGCGATTTGACGGTTTTGTGGCTGCTGACGGGCATTTCCCTGGTGCAGGGGGTGTTGGTGGTGTTGCCGATCGGGGGTGCTGATACGCCGGTCGTGATTTCGCTGCTGAACTCCCTGTCCGGGCTGGCGGCCAGTGCGGCGGGTTTTGTGTTGGGCAATGAAATGCTGGTAATTGCCGGGGCGCTGGTGGGCGCTTCGGGGCTGATCCTGACCCAAATCATGTGCAAGGCCATGAATCGATCGCTGACCAATGTGCTCTTTGGGGCCTTTGGCAGCGTCAGCACGGCCACGGACGACGGCGGCAGCAGCGATGCGGGTTCCCACACGGTGCGCTCGATCGACCCGGAAGAATGCGCCATGATGTTGGGCTATGCCCGATCGGTGGCGATTGTGCCCGGCTATGGCATGGCGGTGGCCCAAGCCCAGCACGCCGTGCGGGAGTTGGCCGATCAGCTCGAACGGTTGGGTGTTGATGTGCGCTATGCCATTCACCCGGTGGCAGGTCGGATGCCGGGCCACATGAACGTGTTGCTGGCGGAAGCCAACGTGCCCTATTCCCAACTGTGCGACCTGGACGACATTAACCCGGACTTTGAACGGGTGGATGTGGCGCTGGTGATTGGGGCCAATGATGTGGTGAACCCGGATGCCCGGGACAATCCCCAAAGCCCGATCTACGGAATGCCGATTCTGGAGGTCGATCGCGCCAAACACACGATCGTGATTAAACGCAGCATGAACCCCGGATTTGCCGGTTTGGATAATGCGCTCTTCTATGAAGACAAAACGATGATGCTGTTTGGCAGTGCAAAAGAAAAAGTGTCTGAGCTGGTGGCCAGCGTTAAGGAACTGAGCTAG
- a CDS encoding DUF1824 family protein, which yields MDNSTRRSDALGTNGAGTAPLSLLEAQKVLAVFNCLEEAPSLSESQQAIIRSALRTVVQEADCVIFGVCADSIAQGLAAVRAYGAGLDREVPPEPERRGVANPEQPIYIKCNTNSLLFYAEPYQGENRGVLVSCQSHVDEELNAMYGHLPLDLFA from the coding sequence ATGGACAACTCAACTCGTCGATCGGATGCGTTAGGAACCAATGGGGCGGGAACGGCTCCCCTGTCGTTGCTGGAAGCCCAAAAGGTTTTGGCGGTGTTTAACTGTTTGGAAGAAGCGCCCAGTCTCTCGGAGAGTCAGCAGGCGATTATTCGATCGGCTCTGCGGACGGTGGTTCAGGAGGCGGACTGCGTGATTTTTGGAGTTTGTGCGGATTCGATCGCTCAAGGGTTGGCGGCTGTGCGGGCCTATGGGGCTGGTTTGGATCGTGAAGTGCCGCCGGAGCCGGAACGGCGGGGGGTGGCCAATCCGGAACAGCCGATTTATATCAAGTGCAACACTAACTCTCTGTTGTTTTATGCGGAACCCTACCAGGGTGAAAATCGAGGGGTTTTGGTGTCCTGTCAGTCCCATGTGGATGAGGAATTGAATGCGATGTATGGCCACCTACCCTTAGATTTGTTTGCCTAG
- a CDS encoding nuclear transport factor 2 family protein: MESRPPLPPFTRETAIAKVQAAEDAWNTRDPERVSLAYTEDSVWRNRSEFFAGRDKIREFLTRKWNHELDYRLKKELWSFTDNRISVKFEYEYHTDSGQWYRAYGNEQWEFAPNGLMQRREASINDVPIAEADRKFRWERSG; encoded by the coding sequence ATGGAAAGTCGTCCGCCCCTGCCGCCGTTTACCCGCGAAACCGCGATCGCCAAGGTGCAAGCCGCCGAAGATGCTTGGAACACCCGCGACCCGGAGCGCGTATCGCTGGCTTACACGGAAGATTCGGTTTGGCGCAATCGATCGGAATTCTTTGCGGGACGGGACAAAATCCGCGAGTTCCTGACCCGCAAGTGGAATCATGAGCTGGACTATCGCCTCAAGAAGGAACTCTGGAGCTTCACCGATAACCGAATCTCCGTGAAGTTCGAGTATGAATACCACACGGACTCGGGGCAGTGGTATCGCGCCTATGGCAACGAGCAATGGGAATTTGCGCCCAACGGCTTGATGCAGCGTCGGGAAGCCAGCATTAACGATGTGCCGATCGCCGAGGCCGATCGCAAGTTCCGCTGGGAACGATCGGGCTGA
- a CDS encoding metallophosphoesterase: protein MGRPRGRWLSDRARGLGRWQRIRQLPRMVRGGGVWGLLLVLLAIGGMLALKMPPASGSAALHPLSQWSAQLSEGDAMELLTDPFLQLPGSDSVHVVWFTELPGDRHWVDWGDRLDRQALAQTRRLTRTREDGQSRLPERVAAQRPEGVKVWERPIWRHEAIVSGLLPGQSVPYRVTSQGGDRAVSSGVFRLSPQPLPGQPLQLLLTSDHQLKPMVAANLQQVVATVGRVDGVLFAGDLVNVPDRASEWFDDGGGGAFFPCLQGRANRSLQGHTYQGGAILQEAPLFAALGNHEVMGRVGRAQDLNREFYDTVPRWVVRQGAAQQGAAQRGAGDRVLGPASGEVSGATSGETPGAAIGPAALADQSFNTRTYEEIWTLPTNDRGEGNYYAVSFGDLRLVVLNVTQAWRSPILTAKFGGRFHEGQPQSPIDWGWGQHIFESIAPGSPQFQWLQAELAGEPFRQAKYRVVMFHHPPHTLGDNSVPPFTDPIQTIERDDLGQVMAVKYAYPRDQDVIAQYLSPLLESAEVDLVLYGHSHLWNRFRRGRTHYLETSNVGNSYGAAWGDRGRSGIPPEGSGFERSDYVAIGDPNGLPPIVPSIAPLIDPLDQTPQPYLASNEITAFSILDTAAGTVTSYVFDPRKPEQPAQPFDRFTIGAPANEGDR, encoded by the coding sequence ATGGGGCGACCAAGGGGACGGTGGTTGAGCGATCGCGCCCGGGGGCTTGGCCGGTGGCAACGGATCCGGCAACTCCCGAGAATGGTGCGGGGCGGTGGCGTTTGGGGGCTGCTGTTGGTGTTGCTGGCGATCGGGGGAATGTTGGCGCTGAAAATGCCGCCCGCTTCGGGATCCGCAGCCCTGCACCCGCTTTCCCAGTGGTCGGCCCAGTTATCCGAGGGGGATGCTATGGAGCTTTTGACGGATCCGTTTTTGCAGTTGCCGGGGTCGGACTCGGTGCATGTGGTTTGGTTCACGGAATTGCCGGGCGATCGCCATTGGGTGGATTGGGGCGATCGGCTTGATCGGCAGGCCTTGGCCCAAACCCGCCGCTTGACTCGTACCCGTGAAGATGGCCAATCGCGACTGCCGGAGCGGGTGGCGGCCCAGCGGCCCGAGGGGGTGAAGGTTTGGGAGCGGCCCATTTGGCGACATGAGGCGATCGTGTCGGGGCTGTTGCCGGGCCAGTCGGTTCCCTATCGGGTGACGAGTCAAGGGGGCGATCGCGCCGTCAGTAGCGGAGTGTTTCGCCTGTCGCCCCAACCGCTGCCGGGCCAACCGCTGCAACTGCTGTTGACTTCGGATCATCAACTGAAGCCAATGGTGGCGGCCAACTTGCAACAGGTGGTGGCCACGGTGGGCCGGGTGGATGGGGTGTTGTTTGCGGGGGACTTGGTGAATGTGCCCGATCGTGCTTCGGAATGGTTTGACGATGGGGGCGGTGGGGCGTTTTTTCCCTGTTTGCAAGGACGAGCCAATCGATCGCTCCAAGGTCACACCTACCAAGGCGGGGCTATTTTGCAGGAGGCTCCCCTGTTCGCGGCCCTAGGCAACCACGAGGTGATGGGTCGGGTGGGGCGGGCCCAAGATCTCAACCGGGAATTTTATGACACCGTGCCTCGCTGGGTCGTGCGACAGGGGGCCGCGCAACAGGGGGCTGCGCAACGGGGAGCGGGCGATCGGGTCTTAGGTCCGGCTTCCGGCGAAGTTTCAGGGGCAACGTCGGGGGAAACACCAGGGGCTGCAATCGGCCCGGCCGCCTTGGCGGATCAATCGTTCAACACGCGCACCTATGAGGAAATTTGGACGTTGCCGACTAACGATCGGGGCGAGGGCAATTACTACGCCGTCAGCTTTGGGGATCTGCGGTTGGTGGTGTTGAACGTGACCCAAGCTTGGCGATCGCCCATTTTGACGGCGAAGTTCGGCGGCCGCTTCCACGAAGGCCAGCCCCAAAGTCCGATCGATTGGGGTTGGGGTCAGCATATTTTTGAATCGATCGCCCCGGGGAGTCCGCAATTTCAGTGGCTCCAAGCGGAATTGGCCGGCGAGCCATTTCGCCAAGCCAAGTATCGCGTGGTTATGTTTCACCACCCGCCCCATACCTTGGGGGATAACAGCGTGCCGCCCTTCACGGATCCCATCCAGACGATCGAGCGGGATGACCTGGGCCAGGTGATGGCGGTGAAATATGCCTATCCGCGCGATCAAGATGTGATTGCCCAATATTTGTCCCCCCTGCTGGAATCGGCGGAGGTGGATTTGGTGTTGTATGGCCACTCGCACCTGTGGAATCGGTTCCGCCGTGGCCGCACCCATTACCTGGAAACGTCGAACGTGGGCAATAGCTATGGGGCGGCCTGGGGCGATCGGGGGCGATCGGGCATTCCGCCGGAGGGTAGCGGGTTTGAGCGATCGGACTATGTGGCGATCGGGGATCCTAATGGATTGCCCCCAATTGTGCCCTCGATCGCTCCTTTGATTGATCCCTTGGATCAAACCCCTCAGCCCTACTTGGCCAGCAACGAAATCACCGCCTTCAGTATTTTGGACACGGCTGCCGGAACGGTCACTAGCTATGTTTTTGACCCCAGAAAGCCGGAGCAACCCGCTCAACCGTTCGATCGGTTCACGATTGGGGCCCCGGCTAACGAGGGAGACCGTTGA